TGCAGTATATCCTTCAGGCCAGCAGGTACCAAGTACCAGTTCTGTCTTACCAGCAGGAAATTCGATTAAATTAGTGGTGTAATCGTATCTTATATCATCATTGGAAACCACTTGGTAAGTATATTTCTTTTGAGTAAGATAATCGTTGATAATAACAGTATCTCCGGTTTGAAGTTTATCTACATTGTCAAATGGGGCTGAATAAAAGGTGTGATGTCCAAGCAAGCCTACAGATCCTTTTTCTCCAGGATAAAAGCTTTTTGGTAGACTGCTTCTTGGTAAAGAATAATGGTAAACAGAATTCATTGCATTTAAAGTATCATATCTTATGTTCCATGTTACTCCAAGTTTTGGTATGGTAACTGTTGCAAAGGAGGGTGTACTGGTAAGTGTGGTGTTATTTATATTCAAACTGTTTCTAACAGCCTCAAAAGCAGCATCGTTTTCGGATTCTCCATTTAAAAAGGATTCAATGCTTATTTCTTCCTGCGGGTAATTATATATGATGCTGTAGAGCGCTCCATTAATGTTTACCCATAATTCTCTTTGTTCTATCGTAGAGCCATTTTTTTCCACATGGTAAACGTTATCATAACCTTCTTTCCCATTTATCTCGATTTTGTCATTTGCCACTAATTTTAAGTTACTTTCAGACTCTTCAATTAGTTCCGGTACAAAATTTTCTGGAGGATTGTATCCAGGAGGTATTGTTTGACGGTTTACAGTAACGTTTAAATCGGATTCAGGATCTTCAAATGCCACAACTTCGGACCCTTGAGCTGAAACTTCCTGCCAGGTGGCAGGATAGTCAAAAGAAATTTCACCATTTTCATAATGTTTAGTTTCAATGTTATTGGCATTACCAAAAGGAAGTGTAAAGGCAAGTATAATTGCAGCAAAAATAACAATTCCAAAAATAATATATTTTTTCAAATAAAATTCTCCCTAAAACTTTTAGCTATTTTTAATTTAAGCCCATTCCAATCTTTTAATTTGTGTAAGTACTCCACACTTAAATAAGTTGTGGTTCTTCTGTTTTTTAATCATTTTGACCTTTATTATATTAATGTCGTAGGCCTATTTCTTTGTAAATAATGAATTACCAGTTTAGGAGTGTTCTCCTAAGTTCTTTCTCGGATTCAGCGATTAAATCTATTTTTTCCACCTTGATGCCCTTATCTGTGAGGTAATTTGCTAATTCCACAGGACTGGTACTTTCGTCCATATCAACCAGTATTGAATTGTTTTCATAGGATAAGCTACTGGCACCATAATGGGATAATTCATGGTAGGTTTTTTCCAGATCATCGGTTTTTATCCGGAATGAACGGGATTTATGTGAGATTTGAGCTATATCAATATTCATCCTTTGCAGTACAATGAGAACGTGTTTATCTAACGATGCTTCCATTACTTCGGTGTCTATAGTGTCTTTTTTTCGATTAATACGCACAGACTGGCAGATTTGGGCTAAATCTCT
The Methanobacterium petrolearium genome window above contains:
- a CDS encoding sortase domain-containing protein, producing the protein MKKYIIFGIVIFAAIILAFTLPFGNANNIETKHYENGEISFDYPATWQEVSAQGSEVVAFEDPESDLNVTVNRQTIPPGYNPPENFVPELIEESESNLKLVANDKIEINGKEGYDNVYHVEKNGSTIEQRELWVNINGALYSIIYNYPQEEISIESFLNGESENDAAFEAVRNSLNINNTTLTSTPSFATVTIPKLGVTWNIRYDTLNAMNSVYHYSLPRSSLPKSFYPGEKGSVGLLGHHTFYSAPFDNVDKLQTGDTVIINDYLTQKKYTYQVVSNDDIRYDYTTNLIEFPAGKTELVLGTCWPEGYTAAERYAHCKLSSVDPLN